TGCTTTTCCGCCGGCTATTGTTCATGCTGGTGTGAAAAAGGTTAAGTACGTTTTCCTGTTTATCGGTGACGGAATGGCTTTCCCACAAAGAATGGCCGCTCAAAATTATAAGGGAGAAAAGCTGCTGATGAACAAGTTTCCTGCTCAGGGAATGACAACGACTTATGCGGCAAACAGGTTTATCACCGGTTCTGCAGCTGCTGTTACTGCTATTGCGTGTGGTCATAAGACGGATATAGGTATGATAGGTATTACACCTGACGGAAAGGTTATTAAGAGTATTGCAGAACTTGCAAAAGAAGATGGTAAAAAGATAGGGATTATTACTTCAACATCTCTTGATCATGCTACGCCTGCAGGATTTTATGCTCATGTACCCGATAGGGATATGTATTATGACATAGAGATTCAACTTGCTAACAGTGGTTTTGATTTCTTCGGCGGTGGAGGTTTTAAAGATCCTACCAATAAAAGACACAACAGCAGGCATTATGTTGGCAATGCTCTTGACTACATGAGAAGTCACGGTTACACAATTATAAACTCTAAAGAAGCTTTTGAAAGGCTTCATAAAGGTGATGATAAGGTAATAGTAATAAATCCAAGACTCCAGCCGGGTGATTCACTTCCTTATAGAATTGATCAAACTCCTGCTGATATTACACTTGCTCAACTAACAAAGAAGGCAATCGAACTTCTCGATAATCCGAAAGGATTTTTCATAATGGTTGAAGGCGGGAAAATTGACTGGGCTTGCCACGCA
This Desulfurobacterium indicum DNA region includes the following protein-coding sequences:
- a CDS encoding alkaline phosphatase, which produces MKGVKTLTRRGFVRFLFAFFACILAFPPAIVHAGVKKVKYVFLFIGDGMAFPQRMAAQNYKGEKLLMNKFPAQGMTTTYAANRFITGSAAAVTAIACGHKTDIGMIGITPDGKVIKSIAELAKEDGKKIGIITSTSLDHATPAGFYAHVPDRDMYYDIEIQLANSGFDFFGGGGFKDPTNKRHNSRHYVGNALDYMRSHGYTIINSKEAFERLHKGDDKVIVINPRLQPGDSLPYRIDQTPADITLAQLTKKAIELLDNPKGFFIMVEGGKIDWACHANDAVTSIKDTLALDEAVKVAYDFYKKHPDETLIVVTADHETGGLSLGFAGTKYASYFGVLHLQDMSYQRFTNDIVKPLKKKGYVTFDDVKPLITKHFGLKFEGDSSDPLVLKPYEVAQLKIAFEDSMKNARGKHDPYKYLLYGGYEPLTVTITHILDHHAGLGWTSYKHTGVPVPTSAVGG